The proteins below are encoded in one region of Haloterrigena turkmenica DSM 5511:
- a CDS encoding UbiD family decarboxylase — translation MTTSSLRQYLQTLETNGDLHRISEPVSWNLEASAVTMLLNEEDSAVPLFENVDSARLVGDPYRGTQRRPWERIALGLGLPSDLSYREFYEAVIERLKNPIEPVTVSTDDAPCKEEIQTGDDVDLLDFPWPYIHAGDGGRYSNLHTLVAPDPDSEWVDWSNHRTMIHDGETSSVLLLAGEQTPNLYYYKYEKRDEPMPVAITVGAEPAVQYTSVMWIPTGRNEAEYAGGLKQEPVELVPCETNDLSVPATAELVIEGEILPNERRDEGPFGDYFGYMHGPRRSMPLFRVTGITHQTDPILPFCVEGTGVGHSENTTSSMEIGCVGPDATLGLRTAGFDVECCAPWKSTPRTIYAISTEKTNPSYLHDMANFIFTTWGMLHVDFFIFVDADVNPLNQREVLEALALHADPDADFHQFGVETMPKVPLNIYQTPTEKGDIQTGTSKAKTAKAYIDATSDGAGREAQPTHDIERRYRAQKILERAGVESSELSFVDPGEATQ, via the coding sequence ATGACGACCAGTAGCCTCCGGCAGTACCTCCAAACGCTCGAGACGAACGGAGACCTCCATCGAATTAGCGAGCCGGTCTCGTGGAATCTCGAGGCAAGCGCCGTCACGATGCTGCTGAACGAAGAAGACAGCGCCGTGCCGCTATTCGAGAACGTCGATTCAGCGCGACTCGTCGGCGACCCGTATCGGGGAACCCAACGACGACCCTGGGAACGGATCGCCCTGGGACTCGGATTGCCGTCGGATCTCTCGTACAGAGAGTTCTACGAAGCGGTGATCGAACGGCTGAAAAACCCGATAGAACCGGTAACAGTATCCACAGACGATGCGCCCTGTAAAGAGGAGATACAGACGGGCGACGACGTTGATCTCCTGGACTTTCCCTGGCCGTACATTCACGCGGGCGACGGCGGACGCTATTCGAATCTCCATACGCTCGTCGCACCGGACCCTGATTCCGAGTGGGTCGACTGGTCGAACCATCGAACGATGATCCACGACGGCGAGACGAGCAGCGTCCTCCTGTTGGCGGGTGAGCAAACGCCGAATCTCTACTATTACAAGTACGAGAAACGGGACGAACCGATGCCGGTCGCGATCACCGTCGGCGCTGAACCTGCCGTTCAGTACACGTCCGTGATGTGGATTCCGACGGGACGAAACGAAGCGGAATACGCAGGGGGATTGAAACAGGAACCGGTTGAACTCGTACCCTGTGAAACCAACGACCTCTCGGTCCCAGCGACGGCCGAACTCGTCATCGAGGGCGAAATCCTCCCGAACGAGCGTCGTGACGAAGGACCGTTCGGCGACTACTTCGGCTATATGCACGGCCCCAGACGGTCGATGCCTTTGTTCCGAGTGACCGGAATTACTCATCAAACCGATCCGATACTCCCGTTCTGCGTCGAGGGGACCGGTGTCGGGCATTCGGAAAACACAACCAGTTCGATGGAAATCGGCTGTGTCGGGCCGGACGCAACGCTCGGACTGCGGACCGCCGGGTTCGACGTCGAATGCTGTGCCCCTTGGAAGTCGACGCCGAGGACGATCTACGCGATCTCGACCGAGAAGACCAACCCCAGCTATCTCCACGATATGGCGAATTTCATCTTCACGACGTGGGGAATGCTCCACGTCGACTTCTTCATCTTCGTCGACGCTGACGTCAACCCGCTCAATCAGCGCGAAGTGCTCGAGGCGCTCGCCCTCCACGCGGATCCCGACGCGGATTTCCATCAGTTCGGCGTCGAGACGATGCCGAAGGTGCCGCTCAACATCTATCAGACGCCGACCGAGAAGGGGGACATCCAGACCGGAACGTCGAAAGCGAAGACGGCGAAGGCGTACATCGACGCGACCAGCGACGGAGCTGGCCGGGAGGCGCAACCGACCCACGACATCGAGCGCAGATATCGGGCGCAAAAGATACTGGAACGGGCCGGCGTCGAATCGAGCGAGCTGTCGTTCGTCGATCCCGGGGAGGCCACGCAATGA